Proteins from one Mycobacterium sp. EPa45 genomic window:
- a CDS encoding Rne/Rng family ribonuclease codes for MANDDLYQDLPENPTPSQWEPPAPAAGDDLPERLRVHSLARVLGTTSRRVLDALSELDGRTRSPHSSVDRTDAVRVRDVLAAAPEDTADEPVEAAAVVAEDTAAPEAQTPDVAEAPAVAEAPESAEEPESRLILETTTIVETVEQAAYMPLFVAPQPVEAERKTRKVEDDDEAEDDDEDDEDESGGETDSDQSERPANRRRRRGRRGRGRGRGEQGGPEGDGGDDAEGDETAESGDESDSDDDDSDDESSTGEGATRRRRRRRRRKTGGGDDSENGSSDDPPNTVVHERAPRAKAERDPDAIQGISGSTRLEAKRQRRRDGRDAGRRRPPILSEAEFLARREAVDRVMVVRDKIRTEPPHEGARYTQIAVMEDGVVVEHFVTSAASASLVGNIYLGIVQNVLPSMEAAFVDIGRGRNGVLYAGEVNWEAAGLGGAQRKIEQALKPGDYVVVQVSKDPVGHKGARLTTQVSLAGRYLVYVPGASSTGISRKLPDTERQRLKEILRDVVPDDAGVIIRTASEGVKEEDIRGDVERLQERWNKVAEEAERVKGNKAGAAVALYEEPDVLVKVIRDLFNEDFSGLIVSGDSAWETINDYVNSVAPDLVSKLTKYEPAGGPDGPDVFAVHRIDEQLAKALDRKVWLPSGGTLVIDRTEAMTVVDVNTGKFTGAGGNLEQTVTKNNLEAAEEIVRQLRLRDIGGIVVIDFIDMVLESNRDLVLRRLTEALGRDRTRHQVSEVTSLGLVQLTRKRLGTGLVEAFSTTCTHCAGRGIVLHADPVDSNSAAGRKSEPGSSGGGGGRRGKRGKRGRTEEAPVAKVPQHTSEHPMFKAMAAANGKHEDDEAEEELADEIERETEAEDFDESETDTDTAEQVGDEVADEDLDDDDDEDSDDDEDSDDDEDEIDVDLDEDDEDLDEDNLDVDDDDEDDDEDDDLDDEDDTDSDEYDDDQPVVTQAPVASAGRPRRRSAARPAGPPTS; via the coding sequence GTGGCCAACGATGACCTCTATCAGGATCTACCCGAAAACCCCACCCCGTCGCAGTGGGAACCCCCGGCGCCGGCCGCTGGTGACGACCTGCCCGAACGCCTGAGGGTGCACTCGCTGGCACGCGTCCTCGGCACCACCAGCCGGCGCGTGCTCGACGCCCTCAGCGAGCTCGACGGCCGTACCCGCAGCCCGCACTCCAGCGTGGACCGCACCGACGCGGTGCGGGTGCGCGACGTCCTGGCGGCAGCCCCCGAAGACACCGCCGACGAGCCCGTCGAGGCCGCGGCCGTCGTGGCGGAGGACACCGCGGCACCCGAGGCCCAGACGCCCGACGTCGCCGAGGCGCCCGCCGTCGCCGAGGCGCCCGAATCGGCCGAGGAGCCGGAGTCGCGGCTGATTCTGGAGACCACCACCATCGTCGAGACCGTAGAGCAGGCGGCCTACATGCCGCTGTTCGTGGCTCCCCAGCCTGTCGAAGCCGAGCGCAAGACGCGCAAGGTCGAGGACGACGACGAGGCCGAGGACGACGACGAGGACGACGAGGACGAATCCGGCGGCGAAACTGACAGTGACCAGTCCGAACGTCCCGCCAACCGGCGGCGCCGCCGCGGTCGCCGTGGCCGTGGGCGTGGCCGTGGCGAGCAGGGTGGCCCCGAGGGTGACGGCGGAGATGACGCCGAGGGCGACGAGACTGCCGAGTCCGGCGACGAGTCCGACAGCGACGACGACGACAGCGACGACGAGTCGAGCACCGGTGAGGGCGCGACCCGGCGCCGCCGCAGGCGGCGGCGCCGCAAGACCGGTGGCGGTGACGACTCCGAGAACGGGTCGTCCGACGACCCGCCGAACACCGTCGTCCACGAGCGCGCCCCCCGGGCCAAGGCTGAACGCGACCCGGATGCGATCCAGGGCATCAGCGGCTCCACCCGCCTGGAGGCCAAGCGTCAGCGCCGCCGCGACGGCCGCGACGCCGGCCGCCGCCGCCCGCCGATCCTGTCGGAGGCCGAATTCCTGGCCCGCCGCGAGGCCGTAGACCGCGTGATGGTGGTGCGCGACAAGATCCGCACCGAACCGCCGCACGAAGGTGCCCGCTACACCCAGATCGCCGTCATGGAAGACGGGGTCGTCGTCGAGCACTTCGTGACCTCGGCCGCCTCGGCGTCCCTGGTCGGCAACATCTACCTCGGCATCGTCCAGAACGTGCTGCCCTCGATGGAGGCGGCGTTCGTCGACATCGGCCGCGGCCGCAACGGTGTGCTCTACGCCGGCGAGGTGAACTGGGAGGCCGCCGGTCTGGGCGGCGCGCAGCGCAAGATCGAACAGGCCCTCAAGCCCGGCGACTACGTCGTCGTGCAGGTCAGCAAGGACCCGGTCGGTCACAAGGGTGCGCGGCTGACGACCCAGGTGTCGCTGGCCGGGCGCTATCTGGTCTACGTGCCGGGGGCATCGTCCACCGGCATCAGCCGCAAGCTGCCCGACACCGAACGGCAGCGGCTCAAGGAAATCCTGCGCGACGTGGTGCCCGACGACGCCGGAGTGATCATCCGGACCGCCTCGGAAGGCGTGAAGGAAGAAGACATTCGCGGCGACGTCGAACGCCTGCAGGAACGCTGGAACAAGGTCGCCGAGGAAGCCGAGCGGGTCAAGGGCAACAAAGCGGGCGCCGCCGTCGCGCTCTACGAAGAGCCCGACGTGCTGGTCAAGGTGATCCGCGACCTGTTCAACGAAGATTTTTCCGGCCTGATCGTTTCCGGCGACAGCGCCTGGGAGACCATCAATGACTACGTCAATTCCGTTGCGCCCGATCTCGTTTCGAAGCTGACCAAATACGAGCCGGCCGGCGGGCCCGATGGCCCGGATGTGTTCGCCGTGCATCGCATTGACGAGCAGCTGGCCAAGGCCTTGGACCGCAAGGTGTGGTTGCCCTCGGGCGGCACGCTGGTGATCGATCGCACGGAGGCGATGACGGTCGTCGACGTCAACACCGGGAAGTTCACCGGCGCGGGCGGCAACCTCGAGCAGACGGTCACCAAGAACAACCTCGAAGCGGCCGAGGAGATCGTGCGCCAGCTGCGCCTGCGCGATATCGGCGGCATCGTGGTCATCGACTTCATCGATATGGTTCTGGAGTCCAACCGCGACCTCGTGTTGCGGCGGCTGACCGAAGCGCTGGGCCGCGACCGCACCCGCCATCAGGTGTCGGAGGTGACGTCGCTCGGCCTCGTTCAGCTGACGCGCAAGCGGCTGGGTACCGGACTGGTCGAAGCGTTCTCGACCACCTGTACGCACTGCGCCGGCCGGGGCATCGTGCTGCACGCCGATCCTGTCGACAGCAACTCGGCCGCCGGGCGCAAGTCCGAGCCCGGCAGCAGCGGCGGTGGCGGTGGCCGGCGCGGTAAGCGGGGCAAGCGCGGGCGCACCGAAGAGGCGCCGGTGGCGAAGGTCCCGCAGCACACCAGTGAGCACCCGATGTTCAAGGCGATGGCGGCGGCCAACGGCAAGCACGAGGATGACGAGGCCGAAGAGGAGCTGGCCGACGAGATCGAGCGCGAGACCGAGGCCGAAGACTTCGATGAGTCCGAAACCGATACGGACACCGCCGAGCAGGTCGGCGACGAGGTCGCCGACGAGGACTTGGACGACGATGACGACGAGGACTCCGACGACGACGAGGATTCGGACGACGACGAGGACGAGATCGACGTCGACCTGGACGAAGACGACGAGGACCTCGACGAGGACAACCTGGACGTCGACGACGACGACGAAGACGATGACGAAGACGACGACCTCGACGACGAGGACGACACCGATTCGGACGAATACGACGATGACCAGCCGGTCGTGACCCAGGCACCGGTGGCGTCGGCAGGTCGGCCCCGGCGCCGGTCGGCGGCCCGACCAGCGGGGCCGCCCACGTCCTAG
- the ndk gene encoding nucleoside-diphosphate kinase, whose translation MSERTLVLIKPDGVQRQVVGEIISRIERKGLTLVALELKQVGDELARAHYAEHEGKPFFDSLLEFITSGKVVAAVLEGPRAIAAFRQLAGGTDPVEKATPGTIRGDFGLETQFNLVHGSDSPESAEREISLWFPNI comes from the coding sequence GTGAGCGAGCGGACCCTAGTTCTGATCAAGCCCGACGGTGTCCAGCGGCAGGTGGTCGGGGAGATCATCAGCCGAATCGAACGCAAAGGCCTCACCCTCGTCGCCCTTGAGCTCAAGCAGGTCGGTGACGAGCTGGCTCGCGCGCATTACGCCGAGCACGAGGGCAAGCCGTTCTTCGACTCGCTGCTGGAGTTCATCACCTCCGGCAAGGTGGTGGCGGCGGTCCTGGAGGGCCCTCGCGCGATCGCGGCGTTCCGGCAGCTCGCCGGTGGTACCGACCCCGTCGAGAAGGCCACTCCCGGCACGATCCGCGGCGATTTCGGCCTGGAAACACAGTTCAATCTCGTGCACGGATCGGACTCGCCGGAGTCAGCCGAACGCGAGATCAGCCTCTGGTTTCCCAACATCTGA
- a CDS encoding DUF4233 domain-containing protein, whose product MSDTPELPAPQEPNVAGPAAPDPWKSFRGVMAGTLILEAIVVLLALPVVSMVGGGLNGWSTAYLVGFAVFLVLLAGVQGRPYAIWLNLGVQLILVAGFAVYPAVGMVGVLFVVVWAILAYLRAEVLRRQRRGLLPGQQQQSD is encoded by the coding sequence ATGAGCGACACCCCCGAGTTGCCGGCGCCACAGGAGCCCAATGTCGCAGGCCCAGCGGCTCCGGACCCCTGGAAGAGCTTCCGGGGCGTCATGGCCGGCACCCTCATTCTCGAGGCGATCGTCGTGCTTCTGGCGTTGCCGGTGGTCAGCATGGTCGGTGGCGGCCTGAACGGCTGGTCCACGGCCTACCTCGTGGGATTCGCGGTGTTCCTGGTGCTGCTGGCCGGCGTGCAGGGCAGGCCGTATGCCATCTGGCTCAACCTGGGCGTGCAGCTCATCCTGGTTGCCGGATTCGCCGTCTATCCGGCCGTCGGGATGGTCGGAGTGCTGTTCGTGGTGGTGTGGGCGATCCTCGCCTACCTGCGCGCCGAGGTCCTCCGCCGGCAGCGCCGCGGCCTGCTGCCCGGCCAGCAGCAACAAAGTGACTGA
- a CDS encoding folylpolyglutamate synthase/dihydrofolate synthase family protein yields MTQPPTPDEIAALLQVEHLLDQRWPETKLEPSTARIEALMEMLGSPQLGYPCIHIAGTNGKTSVARIVDALLTAFSRRTGRTTSPHLQSAVERIAIDNEPISPARYVEVYREIEPFVQLVDAQSQRDGGPAMSKFEVLTAMAFAAFADAPVDIAVVEVGMGGRWDATNVVDAPVAVITPIGIDHAEYLGDTIGEIAAEKAGIIGAPRGELVQTDTVAIIGRQAPEAMEVLLAQAVSSDAAVAREDSEFAVLGRQVAVGGQVLQLQGLGGVYSDIFLPLHGEHQAHNAVVALAAVEAFFGAGADRQLDVDTVRAGFAAAASPGRLERMRSAPTVFLDAAHNPAGAAALADALTSEFDFRFLVGVLSLMGDKDVTGILTALEPVFDEVVVTHNGSPRALEVDALALRAEEIFGPDRVARADTLPDAIEIATALVEDSAAEDGFAGAGIVITGSVVTAGAARTLFGKDPQ; encoded by the coding sequence ATGACCCAGCCGCCCACACCTGATGAGATCGCCGCACTGTTGCAGGTGGAGCACCTGCTCGATCAGCGCTGGCCCGAAACGAAACTCGAGCCCAGCACCGCGCGGATCGAGGCGCTGATGGAGATGCTCGGCTCACCGCAGCTGGGCTACCCGTGCATCCACATCGCCGGGACCAACGGCAAGACGTCGGTGGCCCGCATCGTCGACGCGCTGCTGACCGCATTCAGCCGCCGAACCGGGCGGACCACCAGCCCGCACCTGCAGTCTGCGGTGGAGCGCATCGCGATCGACAACGAGCCGATCAGCCCCGCCCGCTACGTCGAGGTCTACCGCGAGATCGAGCCGTTCGTGCAGCTTGTCGACGCCCAATCGCAACGCGACGGCGGCCCGGCGATGAGCAAGTTCGAAGTCCTGACCGCAATGGCGTTCGCCGCGTTCGCCGACGCACCCGTCGACATCGCCGTCGTCGAGGTCGGGATGGGCGGGCGCTGGGACGCCACCAACGTTGTCGACGCGCCCGTTGCCGTGATCACCCCGATCGGCATCGACCACGCCGAGTATCTCGGTGACACCATCGGCGAGATCGCCGCCGAGAAGGCAGGCATCATCGGGGCGCCGCGCGGCGAACTGGTGCAGACCGACACCGTCGCCATCATCGGCCGCCAAGCTCCTGAAGCGATGGAAGTGCTTCTGGCCCAGGCGGTCTCCTCCGACGCCGCGGTGGCGCGCGAGGATTCCGAATTCGCGGTCCTCGGGCGCCAGGTCGCCGTCGGGGGACAGGTGCTGCAGCTGCAGGGCCTCGGCGGGGTGTACTCCGACATCTTCCTGCCGCTGCACGGCGAGCATCAGGCCCACAACGCCGTCGTCGCGCTGGCCGCGGTCGAGGCATTCTTCGGCGCCGGCGCCGACCGGCAACTCGACGTCGACACGGTGCGGGCCGGGTTCGCCGCAGCCGCCAGCCCCGGCCGGCTCGAGCGGATGCGCAGCGCGCCGACGGTGTTCCTCGACGCCGCGCACAACCCGGCCGGCGCTGCCGCCCTGGCTGACGCGTTGACGTCGGAGTTCGACTTCCGGTTCCTGGTGGGCGTGCTGTCGCTGATGGGGGACAAGGACGTCACCGGCATCCTCACCGCGCTGGAGCCGGTCTTCGACGAGGTTGTCGTCACCCACAACGGCTCACCCCGGGCGCTGGAGGTCGACGCCCTGGCGCTGCGGGCCGAGGAGATATTCGGGCCGGACCGGGTCGCACGAGCCGACACGCTGCCCGATGCAATCGAGATCGCCACCGCGCTGGTCGAGGACTCCGCGGCCGAGGACGGCTTCGCCGGGGCCGGGATCGTCATCACCGGCTCGGTGGTGACCGCCGGCGCGGCGCGCACCCTGTTCGGGAAGGACCCGCAATGA
- a CDS encoding valine--tRNA ligase: protein MTTTDDSRADALPKSWDPGAVEGEIYQGWVDAGYFTADATSDKPAYSIVLPPPNVTGSLHMGHALDHTLMDALTRRKRMQGYEVLWLPGMDHAGIATQSVVEKQLAVDGKTKEDFGRELFVDKVWDWKRESGGTIGGQMRAIGDGVDWSRDRFTMDDGLSRAVRTIFKRLYDAGLIYQAERLVNWSPVLETAISDLEVKYEDVEGELVSFRYGSMNDSEPHIVVATTRVETMLGDTAIAVHPDDERYRALVGQTLPHPFLDRQIIIVADAHVDPEFGTGAVKVTPAHDPNDFEIGLRHQLPMPTMLDTKGRIADTGTQFDGMDRFEARVAVREALAAQGRIVAEKRPYLHSVGHSERSGEPIEPRLSLQWWVKVESLAKAAGDAVRRGDIVIHPKSLEPRWFGWVDDMHDWTISRQLWWGHRIPIWHGPDGQKVCVGPDETPPEGWEQDPDVLDTWFSSALWPFSTMGWPDRTPELEKFYPTSVLVTGYDILFFWVARMVMFGTFVSGDEAITLGGARGPQVPFENVFLHGLIRDEHGRKMSKSKGNGIDPLDWVEQFGADALRFTLARGASPGGDLSIGDDAARASRNFATKLFNATRFALMNGAAPAPLPDIAELTDADRWILGRLEEVRAEVDSAFDSYEFSRACESLYHFAWDEFCDWYLELAKVQLAEQLSNTTAVLAAVLDTLLKLLHPVMPFVTEALWKALTGGAGASEAPGKAASLVVAQWPTSSGIALDIAAAQRIADVQKLVTEIRRFRSDQGLADRQKVPARLTGLDAAGLGAQVAAVTSLSWLTDAGADFNASAHIEVRLSTGTVNVEVDTSGTVDVAAERRRLEKDLAAANKELAGTTAKLDNEAFLAKAPDDVVAKIRGRQQLAGEEVERITARLAALA, encoded by the coding sequence GTGACCACCACTGACGACTCCCGCGCCGACGCCCTGCCCAAGTCCTGGGATCCGGGTGCCGTAGAGGGGGAGATCTATCAGGGCTGGGTCGATGCGGGCTACTTCACGGCCGACGCCACGAGCGATAAGCCCGCGTATTCCATCGTGCTGCCACCACCGAACGTCACCGGCAGCCTGCACATGGGGCACGCGCTGGACCACACGCTGATGGACGCGCTGACCCGGCGCAAGCGCATGCAGGGCTACGAGGTGCTGTGGCTGCCGGGAATGGATCACGCCGGGATCGCCACCCAGAGCGTCGTCGAGAAACAGCTCGCCGTGGACGGCAAGACCAAAGAGGACTTCGGCCGCGAGCTGTTCGTCGACAAGGTCTGGGATTGGAAGCGCGAATCCGGCGGCACCATCGGCGGCCAGATGCGTGCGATCGGAGACGGCGTCGACTGGAGCCGGGACCGCTTCACCATGGACGACGGTCTGTCCCGGGCGGTGCGCACGATCTTCAAACGCCTCTACGACGCCGGCCTGATCTATCAGGCCGAGCGGCTGGTGAACTGGTCTCCGGTGCTGGAGACCGCGATCAGCGACCTCGAGGTCAAGTACGAGGACGTCGAGGGCGAATTGGTGTCGTTCCGGTACGGGTCGATGAACGACTCCGAGCCGCATATCGTCGTGGCCACCACCCGTGTGGAGACCATGCTCGGCGACACCGCGATCGCGGTGCATCCCGACGACGAGCGCTATCGGGCCCTGGTTGGTCAGACGTTGCCGCATCCGTTCCTCGACCGGCAGATCATCATCGTCGCCGACGCACACGTCGACCCCGAATTCGGTACCGGTGCAGTTAAAGTCACCCCCGCGCACGACCCGAACGACTTCGAGATCGGCCTGCGACACCAGCTGCCGATGCCGACGATGCTGGACACCAAGGGCCGGATCGCCGACACTGGAACGCAATTCGACGGTATGGACCGTTTCGAGGCCCGTGTCGCGGTGCGCGAGGCGCTGGCCGCCCAGGGTCGCATCGTCGCCGAGAAGCGACCCTACCTGCACAGCGTCGGACATTCCGAGCGCAGCGGCGAGCCGATCGAACCGCGCCTGAGCCTGCAGTGGTGGGTGAAGGTCGAATCACTGGCCAAGGCGGCCGGCGATGCGGTGCGGCGCGGCGACATCGTCATTCACCCGAAGAGTCTCGAGCCGCGCTGGTTCGGCTGGGTCGACGATATGCACGACTGGACCATCTCTCGGCAACTGTGGTGGGGCCACCGCATTCCGATCTGGCACGGGCCCGACGGCCAGAAGGTCTGCGTCGGGCCCGACGAGACACCGCCGGAGGGCTGGGAGCAGGACCCCGACGTGCTGGACACGTGGTTCTCGTCGGCGCTGTGGCCGTTCTCCACGATGGGTTGGCCCGACCGTACTCCCGAGTTGGAGAAGTTCTATCCGACAAGCGTTTTGGTGACCGGATACGACATCCTGTTCTTCTGGGTGGCGCGCATGGTCATGTTCGGCACGTTCGTGTCGGGCGACGAGGCGATCACGTTGGGCGGCGCGCGCGGGCCGCAGGTGCCGTTCGAGAATGTCTTCCTGCACGGGCTGATCCGCGACGAGCACGGCCGCAAGATGAGCAAGTCGAAGGGTAACGGCATCGATCCGCTGGATTGGGTGGAACAATTCGGTGCCGACGCGCTGCGGTTCACCCTGGCCCGCGGCGCCAGCCCGGGTGGTGACCTGTCCATCGGTGACGACGCCGCTCGCGCGTCGCGCAACTTCGCCACCAAGCTGTTCAACGCCACGCGGTTTGCGCTGATGAACGGTGCCGCGCCGGCACCGCTGCCGGATATCGCCGAGCTCACCGACGCCGACCGCTGGATCCTGGGCCGCCTGGAAGAGGTTCGCGCCGAAGTGGATTCGGCCTTCGACAGCTACGAGTTCAGCCGGGCCTGCGAATCGCTGTACCACTTCGCCTGGGACGAGTTCTGTGACTGGTATCTGGAGCTGGCGAAAGTGCAGCTCGCTGAGCAGCTTTCGAATACCACCGCAGTGCTCGCCGCGGTGCTGGACACCCTGCTGAAGCTGCTGCACCCGGTGATGCCGTTCGTCACCGAGGCGCTGTGGAAAGCGCTGACGGGTGGGGCCGGGGCGAGCGAAGCGCCGGGAAAGGCGGCGTCGCTCGTGGTCGCGCAGTGGCCGACCTCCTCGGGCATCGCACTGGATATTGCTGCCGCCCAGAGGATTGCCGATGTGCAGAAGCTGGTGACCGAGATCCGGCGATTCCGCAGCGACCAGGGCCTGGCCGACCGGCAGAAGGTTCCGGCCCGCCTGACCGGTCTCGATGCGGCCGGTCTTGGCGCCCAGGTCGCCGCCGTCACCTCGCTGTCCTGGCTGACCGACGCGGGCGCGGACTTCAACGCCAGTGCCCACATCGAGGTGCGGCTGTCGACAGGCACCGTCAACGTCGAGGTCGACACCTCGGGCACCGTCGACGTGGCCGCCGAACGCCGGCGCCTGGAAAAGGACCTGGCCGCGGCGAACAAGGAATTGGCAGGCACCACAGCCAAACTCGACAACGAGGCGTTCTTGGCCAAGGCGCCCGACGACGTCGTCGCCAAGATCCGCGGCCGCCAGCAGTTGGCCGGCGAGGAAGTCGAGCGGATCACCGCCCGACTGGCTGCGCTCGCATGA
- a CDS encoding trans-acting enoyl reductase family protein has translation MTAPEREFDIVVYGATGFVGKLTADYLARKGGDVKVALAGRSPEKLLAVRETLGLAAQDWPILTADAASPSSLADMAARTRVVITTVGPYSRYGLPLVAACAAAGTDYADLTGEAMFVRQSIDDYHKQAVDTGARIVHACGFDSIPSDMSVFALYRRAQKDGTGELGDTDFVLRGFSGGVSGGTVASMIEVFRASSNDPNTRRMLEDPYTLTQDRAAEPELGPQPDLPWRRGREIAPELAGVWTTGFVMAMYNTRIVRRSNALLQYAYGHRLRYAEYMSVGSSVAAPVVSAVASAANNGVVALGSRFFRLLPRRLVERIAPKPGTGPSEQARERGYYRAETYTTTTTGARYRATIHQEGDPGYKATSVMLGECGLALALDRDKLSDLRGVLTPAAAMGDALLDRFPAAGISLETVRLDG, from the coding sequence ATGACCGCACCAGAGCGAGAATTCGACATCGTCGTATACGGGGCCACCGGATTCGTGGGCAAGCTCACCGCCGACTACCTGGCCCGCAAGGGCGGCGATGTCAAGGTCGCGCTGGCCGGTCGGTCCCCGGAGAAGCTGCTGGCCGTTCGGGAGACGCTCGGCTTAGCGGCCCAGGACTGGCCGATTCTGACAGCCGATGCCGCCTCGCCGTCGTCGCTGGCCGACATGGCCGCGCGCACCCGCGTCGTCATCACCACCGTCGGCCCCTACAGCCGCTACGGTCTACCTCTGGTGGCGGCCTGTGCCGCGGCCGGCACCGACTACGCCGACCTCACCGGTGAGGCGATGTTCGTGCGACAGAGCATCGACGACTACCACAAGCAGGCCGTCGACACCGGCGCACGAATCGTGCACGCGTGCGGATTCGACTCCATCCCTTCGGATATGAGCGTCTTCGCGCTGTACCGGCGGGCGCAGAAGGACGGCACCGGCGAGCTCGGTGACACCGACTTCGTGCTGCGCGGATTCTCCGGCGGCGTGTCGGGCGGCACGGTCGCCTCGATGATCGAGGTCTTCCGCGCCTCCTCCAATGACCCGAACACTCGGCGCATGCTCGAAGATCCGTACACGCTCACCCAGGACCGGGCCGCCGAGCCTGAGCTCGGTCCGCAGCCCGACCTGCCGTGGCGGCGGGGCCGCGAGATCGCGCCGGAGCTCGCCGGGGTGTGGACCACCGGCTTCGTGATGGCCATGTACAACACCCGCATCGTGCGCCGCAGCAACGCGCTTCTGCAGTACGCCTACGGCCACCGGCTGCGCTATGCGGAGTACATGAGCGTCGGCTCGTCGGTCGCCGCGCCGGTGGTGTCGGCGGTGGCTAGCGCGGCCAACAACGGTGTCGTCGCGCTGGGCAGCCGGTTCTTCCGCCTTCTGCCGCGGCGCCTGGTGGAGCGCATCGCGCCCAAGCCCGGCACCGGGCCCAGCGAGCAGGCCCGCGAGCGCGGTTACTACCGCGCCGAGACCTACACGACCACGACGACCGGCGCGCGCTACCGCGCCACCATCCACCAGGAGGGTGATCCCGGTTACAAAGCGACGTCGGTGATGTTGGGCGAATGCGGGCTGGCGCTGGCACTCGACCGCGACAAGCTGTCGGATCTGCGCGGGGTGCTGACCCCGGCCGCCGCCATGGGCGATGCCCTGCTCGACCGCTTCCCGGCGGCCGGGATCTCCCTGGAGACGGTCCGCCTCGACGGCTAG